The DNA window GAGGATTCGCCCAACAAGACGGGATGGGCCGCCTGCCGGCTGGGATTTCTGGCCTTCGTCATTCCTTTTGCGTTCTGTTACGACGGCGGTCTGCTGCTCCAACTCGACTGGACGCACAACGTCATCTCCATCGTCAGCGGCGTCGCGCTGGTGTTCGGCATCGGTTTCAGTTTTACCGGCTATTGCGGCGGCAGAATCCCGATGTGGAGCCGCGTCCTTTTCGCGGCCTTCGGACTGGCATCCATGTGGAAGAGTTCTCTGGTTTCTCTCGGCGGAACGGCGGCGATTTTCGTGTTGTACATCTTTTGTCAGAAGGTTTTCGCCGATAAAAAAGCGTCTTCCGCGATTTAACGAAATCTTCTCTCAAAGCCCCGTTTGGCGCGGGGCTTATTTTTTTGTTCCCGAGGCATGGACATCGAAGCCGCCTTTAGGTAAGATATGCGGTGGCTTTGGCAGTTCCGCACAGCACATCGAAAGGAGTTCTTCATTTATGGCCGATTACACAGGGCGTATCGCCCAGGAATTGAAACTTCCCGTCAGCGGCGTCGGCGCCGTCGCCGAACTTCTCGCGGAAGGGTGCACAGTCCCTTTCATTGCCCGCTATCGCAAGGAGAAAACCGGTTCCCTCGACGAAGTCGCGATCACCGCGATCCGCGACGGGCTGGCCCGAATCGAAGAACTCGAAAAACGGCGCGAGGCGATTCTGGGGTCGCTGACCGAGCGCGGCATCCTTACGGAAGATCTGAAAAAGACGATCGATGCCGCTGCGACGGTGACCGCGCTGGAAGACGCCTATCTTCCTTTCCGTCCCAAGCGCCGGACGCGCGCGCTGGTCGCCCGTGAAGCAGGGCTCCAGCCGCTGGCCGACGCTCTGCTGGAACAAAAGGGACGCGACCCGCGGGAACTGGCCGCAAGCTACGTGAACGAGAAAAAAGGAATCGCCGACGCCGACGCCGCTCTGGCCGGCGCGCGCGACATCATCGCCGAAAACGTCAGCGAAAATCCGTCGGTCCGTCAGGACATGCGCGTGATCTTTGTCCGCTTCGGCGTCTGCACCTCCTCGGTCGTCGAAAAAAAGAAAGAGGAACCGGAAGCGGCGACGTACGCCGATTATTTCGACTGGAAAGAGCCGCTCCTGCGCGTTCCTTCCCATCGCCTGCTGGCGGTGATGCGCGGAGAGAAGGAAGGCTACCTCTCCTTTTCGATCCGCCCCGAGGAAAAGCTGGCGCTGGAAAAACTTTACGCGCGTTACGTCACGGGAAGCGGCGAAGATTCCCGGCAAGTCGAAGCGGCCGTCACCGACGGCTATCGCCGCCTGCTGGCGCCTTCCATGGAAACGGAAGCCCGCAGCACGCTGAAAAAACGCGCCGACGCCGACGCCATCGCCATTTTCGCCCGCAATCTCCGCGAGCTGCTGATGGCTTCGCCTTTCGGCGCCCGTCCCCTCGTGGCCATCGACCCGGGGGTCAGGACGGGCTGCAAGGTCGTCTGCCTCGACTCCAAAGGCGATCTGCTGCACCACACGGTCATTTTCATCCAGCGCTCCGACGCCCAGTACGTCCAGGCCGGCGCAACCATCCGCGCGCTGGTAGCGCGGTTCAAGCCCGACGCGGTCGCCGTCGGCAACGGCACGGCCAGCCGGGAAACGGAAGAGTTCCTGCGCGGTCTTGACCTGGACATCCCCATTATCGTCGTCAGCGAAAGCGGCGCCTCAGTCTATTCGGCTTCGGAACTGGCCCGCAAGGAATTTCCCGATCAGGACGTGACGGTTCGCGGCGCGGTTTCGATCGGACGGCGCCTCATGGATCCGCTGGCGGAACTCGTGAAGATCGATCCCAAATCGATCGGCGTCGGCCAGTATCAGCATGACGTCGATCAAAAGCAACTCAAAAACGCCCTGGACGACACCGTCATCTCATGCGTCAACGCCGTCGGCGTCGATCTGAACACCGCCAGCGCCAAACTGCTGTCCTACGTTTCCGGGCTGACGCCGTCGCTGGCCGACAACGTCGTGAAATTCCGCGAAAGCGAGGGGCCCTTCAGGCGGCGCCAGGACGTGCTGAAAGTTCCCCGTCTGGGGCCCAAAGCTTATCAGCAGGCCGCCGGCTTTTTGCGCATCCGCGGCGCCGAGAATCCTCTCGACGCCAGCGCGGTCCATCCCGAAAATTACGGCATCGTCGACGCTATCGCCGCGGATCAGAACTGCACCGTCGCCGACCTGATCGCCGCCAAAGACCTGCGCGGCAAAATCGACTTGAATCGCTACGTCACCGACGAGGTCGGCCTGCCCACGCTCGAGGACATCCTCTCCGAACTGGAAAAGCCCGGGCGCGACCCCCGCAGCGCGTTGGAGATCTTTTCCTTCGATCCCAACGTGCGCGAACTGACCGACCTCGAGCCGGGCATGAAACTGCCGGGCATCGTCTCCAACGTCACGGCCTTCGGCGCGTTCGTCAACATCGGCGTGCATCAGGACGGGCTCGTCCACGTCAGCCAGATGGGGCGTTACGTGAAGGACATTTCCAGCGTGCTTCATCCCGGCATGGCGGTGGAAGTCTACGTCCTCGACGTGGACGTCAAGCGGCGCAGGATCTCTCTGCGCATGGAACTCGGCAAAAAAAACGCCCGCGAAAAAAGCGCGGTCAAATAAATCCGGCAGTGAAGAGGCCGTCTCCCCGAACCGGCGAGACGGCCTCTTCGTTATTTGTCATTGAATTTATAAGCGGTGCCGACTGCAACGACTTCGGCGGCGCCGCCGGCGACCTGAGGCGCCATGAACTGGATCGCGTAAACCCCGTCGGCCCCTCTCTCGCAAGCTTTTTCACCGAGCCGCGCGATGGCTTTTTCGGTGCTCATCCGCAGCAGCTCGGTGTATTGTTTCAGCTCGCCGCCCACCGACATGTTCCTGAGGGTGGCCAGGGCATCGCCCAGGATCGAGGTGCTGATCACGCAGCTGCCGGTCACCAGCCCGAGCTCCGCGACGCCCGGCGGGGGGACGGCCCCCGTGGAAAGAGCGATCTCTTTTTTATCCATCGTCCGTCATCTCTCCCCGATAAGCCGGCGCGCCGTCAGCGCAGATATTTTTGCCAGAGCCGGGCAGCGCCCAGCAGCGCCAGCGCGATCCCCGCGTAAAGCAGATAGTTTTCCGCCCGGTGCAGCAGATAGGCCGCGCCGCTCTGCCATGGAACGCGCGCCGCCTTGGGCAGGGATTTCATCCGCTCGATCTCCCGAGCGATCTCGCCGGGCGTTTTTCCGTCGGCGAAAAAACGTTCCGCCTGCGCCGGCGGCACTTCGTTCATGACCCACTGCACGCTCTCGGCGGGAAGCTGCGCCGCCGCTTCCCGCACCGCTCTGGGGCGAAGCGCGAGCCATCCGAGCGTTTGCAGCGAAGCCGCATTGGGAAGGTATTTGTCCCAGACGAGCCGGGGCAGATTTCGGAAAAGAGAAAAATATTCTTTCCCGGCGACGGCAAACCACTGAC is part of the Pyramidobacter porci genome and encodes:
- a CDS encoding Tex family protein, whose translation is MADYTGRIAQELKLPVSGVGAVAELLAEGCTVPFIARYRKEKTGSLDEVAITAIRDGLARIEELEKRREAILGSLTERGILTEDLKKTIDAAATVTALEDAYLPFRPKRRTRALVAREAGLQPLADALLEQKGRDPRELAASYVNEKKGIADADAALAGARDIIAENVSENPSVRQDMRVIFVRFGVCTSSVVEKKKEEPEAATYADYFDWKEPLLRVPSHRLLAVMRGEKEGYLSFSIRPEEKLALEKLYARYVTGSGEDSRQVEAAVTDGYRRLLAPSMETEARSTLKKRADADAIAIFARNLRELLMASPFGARPLVAIDPGVRTGCKVVCLDSKGDLLHHTVIFIQRSDAQYVQAGATIRALVARFKPDAVAVGNGTASRETEEFLRGLDLDIPIIVVSESGASVYSASELARKEFPDQDVTVRGAVSIGRRLMDPLAELVKIDPKSIGVGQYQHDVDQKQLKNALDDTVISCVNAVGVDLNTASAKLLSYVSGLTPSLADNVVKFRESEGPFRRRQDVLKVPRLGPKAYQQAAGFLRIRGAENPLDASAVHPENYGIVDAIAADQNCTVADLIAAKDLRGKIDLNRYVTDEVGLPTLEDILSELEKPGRDPRSALEIFSFDPNVRELTDLEPGMKLPGIVSNVTAFGAFVNIGVHQDGLVHVSQMGRYVKDISSVLHPGMAVEVYVLDVDVKRRRISLRMELGKKNAREKSAVK
- a CDS encoding YbjQ family protein, producing MDKKEIALSTGAVPPPGVAELGLVTGSCVISTSILGDALATLRNMSVGGELKQYTELLRMSTEKAIARLGEKACERGADGVYAIQFMAPQVAGGAAEVVAVGTAYKFNDK